The following nucleotide sequence is from Nothobranchius furzeri strain GRZ-AD chromosome 11, NfurGRZ-RIMD1, whole genome shotgun sequence.
CCCGGGACTGGGGCCTGTAACTGGGCTCCCAGACGGGTCAGTTCCCGGTCCAGACTTGAGCCCATCCTGGGTTCTCCATCCGACAGGACATGTCTGATTGGCTGTGAAAGCAGATGATTTCTGCTGCTTGTATTCGGTCTTGGCTCTCCTCACAACATCACTGACCCCTGAAAGTAAAACGACGCCACTGAGGCTAAGATGACGTTACGGAAACGGTTTGTTGTGTTTTTACAGGCCAGGCTCATCACCGCAGCTAACTACAGAGATGCTGTGGAGGAGAGGTTCCTGGCTAAGCTGTGTGGTTATCCTCTTTGTTCAACAAAACTGGGCAAGGTCACTGAAGCATAAAAACTCCTAAGTCTCCATGTTTGCTTCCTTaaactgtctcacacacacacacacacaccttgttttTCAGATCCCCACACAGCGGTACAAAATATCCACTCAGACAAACCGAGTTTATGACATCACAGAACGGAAGGTGGGTGCTTTCACGTGCAGCTCTAATGTTCCGTCTGCATGTTGACGTATTTTTGTATTTGTAGTGTTTTTGTAGCAACTTCTGCTACAAGGCGTCTAAAGAGTTTGAGCTTCAGATATCGACGACTCCTCTTTGGCTCCGGCATCATGAGAGGTGTGCTGCTGGTCTTCCTGTACAGCTTCAGTACACACCAGCAGATACTAACCGTGTGTCTTCTGTTCCTGACAGTCCTCCAGAAGTCACGCTGCTAAAGCCAGGAGACCGGTATGTCCTTTGGTTTTCTTTGTTACTCTGAACAAAAGCAAACGACGACACTTTTATGTTTGTCTCTTCAgaatctttaaagggactttacggagttttgaatttttatgctcgcgatcgccccctcaggccaaaagcgtaacagcagcttcaatagtagaggcgtgcatgctgtacgtgcacactccttaacgaaaataacagctgagacagtcctgtgtgtgtgtgtgtgtgtgtgtgtgtgtgtgtgtgtgtgtgtgtgtgtgtgtgtgtgtgtgtgtgtgtgtgtgtgtgtgtgtgtgtgtgtgtgtgtgtggcccagaggacaggagaacgtgcagctaattaattaaataatgtggttttgtagctttctcttcagcacagccgacaaaggtttatgatgggtcagtcctcctgcatgctcagatcattcccttcccttgcttgaaaaattgttcccaaatgaaagttgaacccacatcttttttatctgtgaattcaatgccgttcggcgagtctcaaataaaaatttgggcatcttactgtaaaaaaaatataccattaatgtagtaAAAAATAATCTATGTTCACATccggaatcaaacccgggtcttctgcacgagagttcaACATCTCACTAGGTGAGCTAGAGCACCAGTGACGTcccttgtatctgtaacatttatgtccttgatgacagctgaaacaacgtcaaaccaaagaacggttcggagtgaaaatggctgttttgttgctaattagcaggaaatatctagaagaaagttctacagaaagtagctaagggtcctcagaaatgtagctagctttgtcactaggcgttaggaacagcgacaaagtggcactgcctctctctctgctgctaaagctacggatagcaaatgctacgggcgatgcctgagcgtgaacgcgcatgaagcagcctgctcgacccgagcatctctctttttctgtgattttacagaaaaacaggcaatcacagtaaaaatgccagggctcattctacaggaccagggcattgcaggagaacgtatgaagaagacatttattatttctatacatgttttggctgtcacacttccataatgcacctttaactaaCATCTATTGGTGAGCGTCCTATTCACCACACTTTACTGGTCAGACCAACCCACGAGGAATCTGGTGTTCTGGCTGTGTCCTGCAGACTCCTCCTGAAGTGCTCCAGCATGTAGATTTAAAGACTCATCACGTTTTTATCCTGCGAGCAGctctatagcgccttctagagtcctggaaccccccaaggccctttacaacacaatcagtcattcacctattcacaccctggtggtgatgagctacgatgtagctacagctgccctgttagggttaggggtttgtCCACGTTGTTCTACGTGGGGGTTTCCACCCAGCTGGTGCCAGAGCCGATGCTGTGCAGGTTCTAAGCTGGTTCTTTTAAAGAATCGGTTCCCATCCCACAGACTGAGGACTTAGTTGCTGCTGTCATGATGTCGACCAAGTCTTAGGtgagttcttgctgtgtcgtatttgcggctgccgcaaacgaaacgtagcgcaggtaacaaaactgttctgtgttttaaaagaactacagcatggaatgtcGACCAAGTGTTGAGACACACCCACATATACGCCTGCATGAGGACAGAGCACGTCTTTCTTGACTTCTGATTAACAACGTGTAACAAGAAATCTATAGAAACTCCATAAATAACTCAGAATAGAGTATAATCCCTCCGAGGGGAGATGTTAGCATAACGACAGCCATTAATTCTATTCAGTTTATTTTAATAGAGCCAAGGCTCTTCACACAATAAACATCCCAATCCAGGTCAGgtcgttaagccaatcagtaacaagtttcctgtctgaggaacccagcaggtcgcatcgagtcactgactagtgtcagagtctttacagcaatcctcatactaaacaagcatgcagcgacagtggagaggaaaactcccttttaacaggactccagaggatcctggctcagtataagcagccatcctccacgactcatgaCTCATTTCTGCTccttcagctccacaagggagaggcACTGACAGACGTTTTGCATTCGTGCCGCCCCGTCCGCTGGGGATTGGTGCAAAACAACTCCCCGCCAGCACAACAGAGGGCAAAGCGCTGCGCTGAGCTTTGCTTCCACCATTTCAGTcacgtatccggtccaagatggcgTATCTACtactgtgtttacattgttttaatgtttttctgaGACTTTTAACAAATTAGTCCCCCATACGCTTCTTTAtgcgatcggcacctctaaactcGCGTATCtcgtcatttctgtccacgaataaacgttcatattttcacaCTTCCTCCACTACGGATTCTTCAATttgttccgtgtctgccgctaaatatcttctCACTTTTTGAGGGAGCCCAAGTCACGTCCATCTACGTCCGGACCCGGGGTCGCCGGCAGAATGAAAGAATGAATGCAAGAAAACGCTGTTTTCTAACTGCCTGTTttgtgccgtggatttcacacatgatgtccgtgaattttaaagatgcagttTGACACCAAGAAAgagcttattttcaaacggggccAGCTCTGGGCCAGATCCGAGTGTGCTGAGTTTGGTACTTGCATTATTTATTAATGCTTCATCGGACTACAGACCTTCAGTGCAACAGTTATTGTGTAGAGGATCACAGCGTAGGGAGACAGTTCATCCACATAGATCTTAGGCTCGTTGTTCCTGAATGTAGATGTTTGAGTTTTATAGACTTGGGCTTTTGTTTGCAGAAGCTCATTTTACATCTCTGATGAGTGTTTGAAGAGGACTCACTCACAACCGTGAACTATAAACACCAGCTGGTGGTGCTAAACAGCTGATGTTTATCATTGAAGACGGTGGCTGAGGTAGCTCTAGGTGCTGCTCTGAACCAGCAGCAGGACGATGGAAGACGCCGGAGGATTTTGTCTTTACATTAATAATCAGAGTAAAGGTGAATCGATGGGTGTTTCTCACTGTCAAgggaccttgccttgatgtcttggccccgccccggttgcctaggagatacgtcatcaggagccgccaagacatgttccagtcggttccaatgttcatgttctaccgaggcgtttgttagccgtttagctagctgagcaaggacacacgggaggtgtcttgtagcctagccttggtcaaaaattacccagaatacaccgccatATTTtctaaaggacggcggatcagcagccggcagctacttcagggacaattttcaagtttaaaagtaagtcagctcatttaaaatgtttttccttttagatccaaagaagttatctatggttggttagttgcttagtagttgcagcttcggtggctagcgggtagtaactcacttatatgtttaatttaataaacatatacacaatttaaaaactcgttatatatttatattgaaactattacgtataaaatataacgttatctcccgtgtcacgtgactctacgtgaccgccgtggaagccgcggtcacgagatgcaagtctgttccatttaaccgttttctttgaccaaggaaggaccgtgtcctcgtgagcaaggcgcctggcattgagaaacaccctagctTAGAGGTTCTAAATGCTTTCATTGGTCGTTGGTCTCCCTGACCCCGCCCCCAGCTTCTGAAACATGTTcgataaataaaatgataatgaGAACAAACATGAATTATGTTTAGTTATAAACaatggtgtgtgtgggtgtgtgtgtgtgtgtgtgtgtgtgtgtgtgtgtgtgtgtgtgtgtgtgtgtgtgtgtgtgggtttgcgtgcgtgtgtgtgtgtgggtgtgggtgtgggtgtgtgtgtggacacCCCCCCTTCCCCCTCCCCAGTGGGCGCTATGGTGAGGAGGTGATGCTGTTGGAGAGGAGCCTCAGAGAAGACGACATCGAGAACCCACAAGCTTCTCCTCTTGAGGACCGTCCCGGCTCCCAGCAGATACCTTCAGGAGGTGACCACGGCGACGGCAGTGAGCAGGAGTTTGTCTCCAGTGTGCTCTCCCAGCAGCAGAGACCCAGGGTGCACTGGGGTGACCCCCCTAAGCCCTCAGATGAAGGAGAGCTAAGGAGGAAGCTGAGGAGAGGACTTCAAAGTGAACGTTCCAGGGAAACGGGAAactcaaaagaggaagaagaaccaGAAGAAGAGGATGAAAGAAAAGAGCCAGCTGCTGAAGAACTAGACACTTCAGATTCTGGTTCGTCTCTTTGTGAGGATCAACATTTACCCAAGGACCGAGGTGTGAAAGAGGCCAGAGGCAGGGTGAAAGGGTGTAGTTTATCAGAGATGGTCgcttccaccagctctctgtcagaacacacaccttcacacacctctcctcctcctcctcctacaggAACAGAAACCCCAGCAGAAACCAAACATGGCCACCACAATGCAGCTTCATCAAACCAACCGGGTCTCAGCATCACCCAGGTGGGCGTGAGCAGGAGAGGAGCGGTCGGGCTGAGAGATCTGCTGAAGAACCACACTGGAGAACCTGACTCTGTTCCACTGAGTCTTCTCAAGTATCTGAAGAGAACGCTGAAGGAGTGGTGCACCGAGGAGACGCTCAAGTTCCTGTACGGTGCTGGTCATTCACTGGTCTCCACTTCCTCTAGTGAAGAGGTAGAACAGGAGGAGTTAGATGAAGATGATCTTGAGGATGAGGACGACGTGATGGTGGCTGAACAGAAGAGGCCCTCGGCTCCTGTACCCGACTGTAAGACTCTCCAGAAGGAGACTGAGCAGCTGGAGTTCAGAGTTCGAGAGTTTTACAGAGGGAGGTGGATTCATCTGgagaaggaagaggaggagaacagGAACGAGGTGAGGAGGAGAAGGGTTGGTGTGTTTCCTGGTAGTCCACTACACGACTCACTGTTAGGATGATGACCAAAACTCAGT
It contains:
- the rpap2 gene encoding putative RNA polymerase II subunit B1 CTD phosphatase rpap2 isoform X2 is translated as MELVESRRRRGGSTKTSRKGGKPHPALTAEEEARRREVVRERLELERRAVKVVERLLESNVSEDVLVDCARLITAANYRDAVEERFLAKLCGYPLCSTKLGKIPTQRYKISTQTNRVYDITERKCFCSNFCYKASKEFELQISTTPLWLRHHESPPEVTLLKPGDRGRYGEEVMLLERSLREDDIENPQASPLEDRPGSQQIPSGGDHGDGSEQEFVSSVLSQQQRPRVHWGDPPKPSDEGELRRKLRRGLQSERSRETGNSKEEEEPEEEDERKEPAAEELDTSDSGSSLCEDQHLPKDRGTETPAETKHGHHNAASSNQPGLSITQVGVSRRGAVGLRDLLKNHTGEPDSVPLSLLKYLKRTLKEWCTEETLKFLYGAGHSLVSTSSSEEVEQEELDEDDLEDEDDVMVAEQKRPSAPVPDCKTLQKETEQLEFRVREFYRGRWIHLEKEEEENRNEQVEVLDRTRKDPVLPLIDFNAQNLIQTKITLEKLSSCLRDIVGTLGLSMSDVCTELNNLVRTFRLTNTNIIHRTPEWTLLSVVLLHLLSEVSPVVLEALETSASVKYLNTLMEGLNLQRRDLLSLVQMFRPPSHMLTCTSPP
- the rpap2 gene encoding putative RNA polymerase II subunit B1 CTD phosphatase rpap2 isoform X3 — translated: MELVESRRRRGGSTKTSRKGGKPHPALTAEEEARRREVVRERLELERRAVKVVERLLESNVSEDVLVDCARLITAANYRDAVEERFLAKLCGYPLCSTKLGKIPTQRYKISTQTNRVYDITERKCFCSNFCYKASKEFELQISTTPLWLRHHESPPEVTLLKPGDRGRYGEEVMLLERSLREDDIENPQASPLEDRPGSQQIPSGGDHGDGSEQEFVSSVLSQQQRPRVHWGDPPKPSDEGELRRKLRRGLQSERSRETGNSKEEEEPEEEDERKEPAAEELDTSDSGSSLCEDQHLPKDRGVKEARGRVKGCSLSEMVASTSSLSEHTPSHTSPPPPPTGTETPAETKHGHHNAASSNQPGLSITQVGVSRRGAVGLRDLLKNHTGEPDSVPLSLLKYLKRTLKEWCTEETLKFLYGAGHSLVSTSSSEEVEQEELDEDDLEDEDDVMVAEQKRPSAPVPDCKTLQKETEQLEFRVREFYRGRWIHLEKEEEENRNEQVEVLDRTRKDPVLPLIDFNAQNLIQTKITLEKLSSCLRDIVGTLGLSMSDVCTELNNLVRTFRLTNTNIIHRTPEWTLLSVVLLHLLSEVSPVVLEALETSASVKYLNTLMEGLNLQRRDLLSLVQMFRPPSHMLTCTSPP
- the rpap2 gene encoding putative RNA polymerase II subunit B1 CTD phosphatase rpap2 isoform X1, with product MIGGKPHPALTAEEEARRREVVRERLELERRAVKVVERLLESNVSEDVLVDCARLITAANYRDAVEERFLAKLCGYPLCSTKLGKIPTQRYKISTQTNRVYDITERKCFCSNFCYKASKEFELQISTTPLWLRHHESPPEVTLLKPGDRGRYGEEVMLLERSLREDDIENPQASPLEDRPGSQQIPSGGDHGDGSEQEFVSSVLSQQQRPRVHWGDPPKPSDEGELRRKLRRGLQSERSRETGNSKEEEEPEEEDERKEPAAEELDTSDSGSSLCEDQHLPKDRGVKEARGRVKGCSLSEMVASTSSLSEHTPSHTSPPPPPTGTETPAETKHGHHNAASSNQPGLSITQVGVSRRGAVGLRDLLKNHTGEPDSVPLSLLKYLKRTLKEWCTEETLKFLYGAGHSLVSTSSSEEVEQEELDEDDLEDEDDVMVAEQKRPSAPVPDCKTLQKETEQLEFRVREFYRGRWIHLEKEEEENRNEQVEVLDRTRKDPVLPLIDFNAQNLIQTKITLEKLSSCLRDIVGTLGLSMSDVCTELNNLVRTFRLTNTNIIHRTPEWTLLSVVLLHLLSEVSPVVLEALETSASVKYLNTLMEGLNLQRRDLLSLVQMFRPPSHMLTCTSPP